A single region of the Bacteroides luhongzhouii genome encodes:
- a CDS encoding DUF4185 domain-containing protein, whose product MNRVSILLSLYLSFCSCILHGQGTYIYNPSIGKTTCVARVTGMPLPDEEFSSPNLTVQQWNIGGTDLGIVWEQNPGQYGIFFGDSYGRNFKPFEPKPNDASGEWRCNFLAFSTDTDLEDGLSFSGVATDNKGEAREIIPGGKDKSGKGDWTSIPTAAIRANGKDYVHYFNMRNWRHWDTNYSGLYRSADSGITWGPCIDVKFSSNSYFGQIGYFKKDGYIYMIGTETGRNTPARLARFREKDIERQKRYEYWDGIAKRWIRGDEKRATVIIDDKVGELSFIYNYKYKKWIIAYFASARYDITLRMADDITGPWSEPYKLVDSKEYPQLYGSFFHPLSSYGDELYFLMSMWKPYNVFLMKAKLLKN is encoded by the coding sequence ATGAATAGAGTAAGTATTCTGTTGTCTTTGTATTTGTCCTTTTGTTCATGCATATTGCATGGGCAAGGGACATATATATATAACCCAAGTATAGGTAAAACAACTTGTGTTGCTCGGGTAACAGGGATGCCTTTGCCTGATGAGGAATTCTCGTCGCCAAATTTGACTGTTCAGCAATGGAATATCGGAGGGACTGATCTTGGCATAGTTTGGGAACAGAATCCGGGTCAATATGGAATTTTTTTTGGTGATAGCTATGGTAGGAATTTCAAACCTTTCGAGCCAAAGCCGAATGATGCAAGCGGTGAATGGAGATGTAACTTTCTGGCTTTTTCAACAGATACTGATCTTGAGGATGGACTGTCGTTTTCGGGTGTGGCAACTGATAATAAAGGGGAAGCTCGTGAGATTATTCCTGGTGGAAAGGATAAGTCGGGAAAGGGGGATTGGACATCTATTCCGACAGCGGCTATTCGAGCTAATGGAAAAGATTATGTTCATTATTTCAATATGCGAAACTGGCGTCATTGGGATACTAACTATTCTGGTCTCTATCGTTCTGCTGATTCAGGAATAACTTGGGGACCATGTATTGATGTTAAATTCTCGTCAAATAGTTATTTCGGTCAGATTGGCTATTTTAAGAAAGATGGGTATATTTATATGATTGGGACAGAGACAGGACGTAATACTCCTGCCCGTCTGGCCCGTTTCCGGGAGAAAGACATAGAGCGACAGAAACGTTATGAGTACTGGGACGGAATAGCGAAAAGATGGATACGTGGTGATGAAAAGCGTGCTACTGTGATAATTGATGATAAAGTCGGTGAGCTATCATTCATTTATAATTATAAGTATAAGAAATGGATAATAGCTTATTTTGCTTCAGCCCGATATGACATCACTCTTCGCATGGCCGATGATATTACGGGGCCTTGGAGTGAACCGTACAAATTGGTTGACTCTAAAGAGTATCCTCAATTATATGGTTCTTTCTTTCATCCATTGTCTTCCTATGGCGATGAGCTTTATTTCTTGATGTCAATGTGGAAACCATATAATGTTTTTCTCATGAAAGCTAAGCTTCTTAAAAATTAA
- a CDS encoding glycoside hydrolase family 172 protein: protein MKKISFLFLFFLLGNVCSSVFAQIGLDNDLFNLAQIKSGMRNRRISSTDPTNGNRDHLEPFKPGEKRTIAEIKGTGVINHIWITLSPTPDQLSRNDIIIRMYWDGNDFPSVESPIGPFFGQGWNESYNYGAMPLSAGPKNGTGLTSYFTMPFEKGARIEIENQSGKTIKAFYFYVDYLEMKKLPKDMGRFHAWYNHNLTEALPEGETEWGLTGEQHPNTKEERNYVFIETKGKGHFVGINYYIHCPTPMWYGEGDDMWFIDGEEHPSLIGTGTEDFFNTSWCPKEQFSFPYFGAPRVNDDHGWLGRTHVYRFFISDPIFFENSVKGTIEHGSNNNLTLDLASVAYWYQDTAVALPPAPTKEQRALKPFINYKDMHRWRDAWRKSKGNKPTLWGNEIK from the coding sequence ATGAAGAAAATTTCATTCTTATTTTTGTTTTTTCTTTTAGGAAATGTTTGTTCATCTGTTTTCGCACAGATTGGCTTGGATAATGATTTATTCAATCTGGCTCAGATTAAATCAGGGATGAGAAACAGAAGAATTTCAAGTACTGATCCGACTAATGGTAATCGTGACCATTTGGAACCATTTAAACCTGGTGAAAAGAGAACTATTGCTGAGATCAAAGGTACTGGAGTGATTAATCATATATGGATAACTTTATCTCCGACTCCAGATCAATTGAGCCGTAATGATATTATTATTCGTATGTATTGGGATGGCAATGATTTTCCTTCTGTTGAATCCCCAATCGGTCCATTTTTCGGACAAGGCTGGAATGAGTCGTACAATTATGGGGCTATGCCTCTGTCGGCCGGACCGAAGAATGGTACTGGGCTTACTTCTTATTTTACGATGCCTTTTGAAAAAGGTGCACGTATTGAGATTGAGAATCAAAGCGGAAAGACAATTAAAGCTTTCTATTTTTATGTAGACTATCTTGAGATGAAGAAGCTTCCTAAGGATATGGGACGATTTCATGCGTGGTATAACCATAATCTTACAGAAGCTTTGCCGGAAGGAGAAACAGAATGGGGGCTTACAGGAGAGCAACATCCTAATACAAAGGAAGAACGTAACTATGTGTTTATTGAAACGAAGGGCAAGGGACATTTTGTAGGTATAAATTATTATATTCATTGTCCGACGCCTATGTGGTACGGTGAAGGGGATGATATGTGGTTTATTGACGGTGAAGAGCATCCTTCACTTATCGGTACTGGTACTGAAGATTTCTTTAATACATCGTGGTGTCCTAAAGAGCAGTTCTCATTTCCATATTTTGGAGCTCCTCGGGTGAATGACGATCATGGTTGGTTAGGACGTACTCATGTATACCGCTTCTTTATTTCTGATCCCATATTCTTTGAAAATAGTGTGAAGGGTACTATAGAGCATGGATCCAATAACAATCTTACTTTGGACTTGGCTTCTGTTGCATATTGGTATCAGGATACAGCAGTTGCTCTGCCCCCGGCTCCAACAAAAGAACAGAGAGCGTTGAAACCATTTATCAATTATAAAGATATGCATCGTTGGCGTGATGCTTGGCGTAAATCAAAAGGTAATAAGCCGACTCTTTGGGGGAATGAAATTAAATAA
- a CDS encoding glycoside hydrolase family 38 C-terminal domain-containing protein produces the protein MRKTIALIISVFLLSGSVYAQDVASKQKPKAYIVSNAHLDTQWNWDIQTTIKEYVWNTVNQNLMLLKQYPNYVFNFEGGVKYAWIKEYFPIQYEEMKKYIKTGRWHVSGASWDATDVLVPSIESSLRNIMLGQDYYRKEFGIESTDIFLPDCFGFGWTLPAIASHCGLIGFSSQKLKWRTNPFYGKSKYPFTIGLWEGIDGSTIMMAHGEDYNKRWKEEDLSNNKDLLKFTAQSPLNMAYRYYGTGDIGGSPTLESVRTVDKSVEGDGLVEIVSAASDQLYKDFMPYKNHPELPRYNGELLMDVHGTGCYTSQAAMKLYNRQNELLADAAERSSVVADWLNQACYPGKAFTEIWRRFILHQFHDDLTGTSIPRAYEFSWNDELISLQQLSGILTSSVDAVVRQMDTKTKGVPVVIYNSLGYNVTDLAEVEIEMSKAPKGVSVYDANGKKVPAQLLSYCNGKAKLLLEATVPAVGYAVYDIRTSNTSERTVIPSNAFVLENSIYKLSLDQKGDVISLFDKQHNKELVKEGKAIRLALFTENKSYVWPAWEIKKETIDTIPQSITDDVKITMVENGTLRKSICIEKHYGESSFKQYIRLYEGSRADRIDFYNEVDWQSTNSLLKAEFPLNITNQKAMYDLGLGSIERGNNTTTAYEVYAHQWADLTDKNNSYGVTVMNDCKYGWDKPDDHTIRLTLLNTPGTNKRYVYQDKQDFGYHTFTYSLVGHSGKLEKPKTVCKSDLLNQKLKAFSTSKHQGTLGKEFSFASSDNENVIVKAIKKAENSDEYVVRVYEIGGEKKQKATITFAGNIIDACEADGTEKEIAQAQFSDNMLSLNIKPFSIKTFKVRLKKSELEPFELQYTHLLLNYNQKCSSFNEFRAEGDFDAGYSYAAELWPSKLCVDQIPFEFGEKDTANGMSCKGDTLYLPEKGTYNKLYVLAAATDGDYTVPFKSGHVESKVYIPSYTGFVGQWGHTAHTKGYLKDANIAFVGTHRHSSTDDEPYNFTYMFKVGIDIPKGARSIVLPNNEKIVLFAATLVNEVLDPVEVASVHFNTAIKENAINLNDGDIKYDNLLKGAKVIGFSGSYNEREKPHQIIDGNYNTKWCDVGKHLNYADFDLGESKSLTGWKLVNAGREDKGYVTSACFLLGRNSLDEEWQPLDNFDGNRQNIVQRTMKSPAKVRYVRLMITRPMQNADGDVLRINEFELF, from the coding sequence ATGAGGAAAACCATTGCTTTGATAATCTCCGTATTTTTGCTGTCTGGCAGTGTTTATGCTCAGGATGTTGCTTCGAAACAAAAGCCAAAAGCATATATTGTGTCGAATGCGCATTTGGATACTCAATGGAACTGGGACATACAGACTACGATTAAAGAGTATGTGTGGAATACAGTAAACCAGAACCTTATGCTTCTTAAACAATACCCTAATTATGTGTTCAATTTTGAGGGTGGTGTCAAGTATGCATGGATAAAGGAATATTTTCCTATTCAATACGAAGAGATGAAGAAGTATATCAAGACCGGACGTTGGCATGTGAGTGGCGCGAGTTGGGATGCTACGGACGTATTAGTGCCGTCAATAGAATCTTCATTACGTAATATAATGTTGGGTCAGGATTATTATCGCAAGGAGTTTGGAATAGAAAGTACTGACATATTTTTACCTGACTGTTTTGGATTTGGTTGGACTTTACCAGCCATAGCCTCACATTGCGGGCTTATCGGATTTTCATCTCAGAAATTAAAATGGCGTACTAATCCTTTCTATGGGAAAAGTAAATACCCATTTACTATTGGACTGTGGGAAGGTATAGATGGTTCTACTATAATGATGGCGCATGGTGAAGATTATAATAAACGTTGGAAAGAAGAAGATCTGTCCAATAATAAGGATTTACTTAAATTCACAGCACAATCTCCTCTGAATATGGCTTATCGTTATTATGGCACAGGGGATATAGGTGGGTCTCCTACATTGGAGTCTGTGCGTACAGTGGATAAAAGCGTAGAAGGTGATGGATTGGTTGAAATTGTTAGTGCTGCTAGCGATCAACTTTATAAAGACTTTATGCCATATAAGAATCACCCTGAGCTTCCACGATATAATGGTGAGTTACTGATGGATGTACATGGTACTGGATGTTACACTTCTCAAGCTGCGATGAAATTGTATAATCGTCAGAATGAATTGTTAGCAGATGCTGCAGAACGTTCATCTGTTGTAGCGGATTGGTTGAATCAGGCTTGTTATCCGGGGAAAGCTTTTACGGAAATTTGGCGGCGTTTTATTCTTCATCAATTCCATGACGATTTGACGGGTACTAGTATACCTCGTGCTTATGAGTTCTCATGGAATGATGAACTCATTTCACTTCAGCAACTTTCTGGTATTCTTACATCTTCCGTGGATGCTGTTGTTCGCCAGATGGATACGAAAACTAAGGGTGTGCCAGTGGTTATTTATAATTCTTTGGGCTATAATGTTACCGATCTTGCAGAGGTGGAAATAGAAATGTCCAAGGCTCCTAAGGGTGTTTCTGTGTATGATGCTAATGGTAAGAAGGTTCCAGCACAGCTTTTGAGTTACTGCAATGGCAAAGCTAAGTTGCTGCTGGAGGCAACAGTTCCTGCTGTTGGATACGCTGTATATGATATACGAACTTCAAATACTTCGGAACGTACTGTCATCCCTTCTAATGCTTTTGTATTAGAAAATTCAATCTATAAATTGTCTCTCGATCAGAAGGGGGATGTGATCTCTTTATTTGATAAGCAGCATAACAAAGAGCTGGTTAAAGAAGGCAAAGCAATACGTTTAGCCTTATTTACTGAAAATAAATCGTATGTTTGGCCTGCTTGGGAAATTAAGAAGGAAACAATTGATACTATTCCTCAATCTATTACAGATGATGTTAAGATAACGATGGTAGAGAATGGTACACTACGCAAGTCTATTTGTATCGAAAAACATTATGGAGAGTCAAGCTTTAAGCAATATATTCGTCTGTATGAAGGAAGTCGCGCTGATCGTATTGATTTTTATAATGAAGTAGACTGGCAATCCACTAATTCATTGTTGAAGGCGGAATTCCCATTGAATATAACTAATCAGAAGGCTATGTATGATCTTGGATTAGGTTCTATTGAGAGAGGCAATAACACTACTACTGCATATGAGGTTTATGCTCATCAATGGGCTGATCTGACAGATAAAAATAACAGTTATGGTGTTACGGTAATGAATGATTGTAAATATGGTTGGGATAAGCCTGATGATCATACCATTCGTCTTACTCTCCTTAATACACCTGGAACTAATAAACGCTATGTATATCAGGATAAACAAGATTTCGGTTATCATACATTTACTTATAGCCTGGTTGGACATAGCGGAAAATTAGAAAAACCGAAAACTGTATGTAAGTCTGATTTGCTGAACCAAAAGCTAAAAGCTTTCTCTACAAGTAAACATCAAGGTACTCTGGGTAAAGAATTCTCTTTTGCATCTTCAGATAATGAAAATGTTATTGTTAAAGCGATAAAGAAAGCAGAAAATTCAGATGAATATGTGGTGCGTGTTTATGAAATTGGTGGTGAAAAGAAGCAAAAAGCGACTATTACTTTTGCAGGTAATATTATAGATGCATGTGAGGCTGATGGTACTGAAAAAGAAATAGCTCAAGCTCAATTCAGCGATAATATGTTGTCTTTGAATATAAAACCGTTTTCTATCAAGACCTTCAAAGTTCGTCTCAAAAAATCAGAATTGGAACCTTTTGAGTTGCAATATACTCATCTTCTTTTGAACTATAATCAAAAGTGTTCTTCTTTTAATGAGTTCCGTGCAGAGGGTGATTTTGATGCAGGTTATTCATATGCAGCGGAATTGTGGCCTTCGAAACTCTGTGTTGATCAGATACCTTTTGAATTCGGTGAAAAGGATACTGCAAATGGTATGTCCTGTAAAGGGGATACGTTGTATTTACCAGAAAAAGGAACATACAATAAATTGTATGTTTTAGCTGCTGCTACTGATGGGGATTATACAGTTCCATTTAAAAGTGGACATGTTGAGAGCAAAGTGTATATTCCTTCATATACCGGTTTTGTAGGTCAATGGGGGCATACGGCGCATACTAAAGGTTACTTGAAAGATGCGAATATTGCATTTGTAGGAACACATCGCCACTCATCTACGGATGATGAGCCATATAATTTCACTTATATGTTTAAGGTAGGTATAGATATACCGAAAGGTGCGCGTAGTATTGTATTGCCAAATAATGAAAAGATTGTACTTTTTGCAGCGACGTTAGTTAATGAAGTTTTGGATCCGGTGGAGGTTGCATCTGTTCATTTTAATACAGCTATAAAAGAGAATGCTATTAATCTGAATGATGGGGATATTAAGTATGATAATCTTCTTAAAGGTGCTAAAGTTATAGGATTCTCCGGCTCTTATAATGAGCGTGAAAAACCTCATCAAATTATTGATGGTAATTATAATACAAAATGGTGTGATGTCGGAAAACATCTTAATTACGCAGATTTTGATTTAGGGGAAAGCAAGTCACTTACAGGCTGGAAGCTTGTGAATGCAGGGCGCGAAGATAAAGGTTATGTTACCTCTGCCTGTTTCTTATTGGGGCGTAACAGCCTTGACGAGGAATGGCAGCCACTTGATAACTTTGATGGTAATCGGCAGAATATCGTGCAACGCACCATGAAATCTCCGGCTAAGGTACGATATGTTCGTTTAATGATCACTCGTCCGATGCAAAATGCTGATGGAGATGTTCTTCGTATTAATGAATTTGAACTATTTTAA
- a CDS encoding GH92 family glycosyl hydrolase, with product MGKTYLISCIVAVLYVLNVDASNIIWQIGKADNSASEFALGPSEYKKFLSKDFGYEDRYFLIGYSKADEDFPYVLPGPNDVWGGTWRTSGWRTHSTNILFGLDRMPECGEYRLIVDLLDADPKRSLVKISINSIEKKFEIKGKSEKVLDGIVSGSQGVVLEVPVAASDLKNGGNIVTISVLEGGWIVFDQVRLEGSRSIALKKKSNSAFLRNVSPAEYELKQCGSMIQPLLVDIEHLSGKPDLTVKLDGKLIFSSELDTARYIFEVPMPAVKKKVKSKYQIFSDGKLLESGIVLRSPQKEQTLADYVDTKMGTAHSRWMIAPGPWMPFSMVKLSPDNQNKGWQAGYQPTFETIGCFSHIHEWTMAGLGMMPTNGELYTKVGDQFCPDKGYRSRIEKRTEEAPLGYYKVFLADTQIKVEATATERASFQRYSFPQDKDGRVMIDLHIQAEYDYKLFDVDINKVSNKRIEGCCRQVSSRIWGKDAEQEYVVNFVIEFDAPIKKVGGWKNDEVFDTSQISGEELSDAGLFVEFDTKKYPIVQLRTGLSYVSVSNASENLNKEISERFGWDFDAVVKYQKEVWNSFLNRVVISTNDRLEKIRFYSNMYRALCRNLFSDVNGEWVSADEKVRKLSNPDHLALGCDAFWNTFWNLNQFWNLVTPEWSSKWVNSQLAMYDSNGWLAKGPAGMEYIPVMVAEHEIPLIVSAYQMGIRDFDSEKAFNAMKKMQTTPAVHIGGGFAGNRDLVEYLKYRYVPIEKGRFSNSLEYSYDDWTVGQMAKALGKSDDYNVFNERGYWWKNAINPETGYAHMRRADGKFVSDFDPFLTGRNQHYVEGNAWQLTFFVPQDVPALIETIGEKNFVERLNWGFEVSEQWRYNAPNDQYWDYPVVQGNQQSMHFAFLFNWAKKPWLTQKWSRSIIDRYYGSGVANAYLGDEDQGQMSAWFVMAALGLFQTDGGCRVNPIYEIGSPLFEKVVINLGGLYGRGDCFVIEAKNVSRKNKYIQSAVLNGKTLNSFYFQASELLKGGKLILVMGDKPNHLWGI from the coding sequence ATGGGAAAAACATATCTTATATCTTGTATTGTAGCAGTTTTATATGTGTTAAATGTAGATGCTAGTAATATAATTTGGCAAATAGGCAAAGCTGACAATTCAGCTTCTGAATTTGCTCTTGGCCCTTCTGAATATAAAAAGTTTTTATCAAAAGATTTTGGTTATGAAGATAGATACTTTTTGATTGGTTATTCAAAGGCTGATGAGGATTTTCCATATGTGTTACCTGGGCCAAATGATGTATGGGGAGGTACCTGGCGTACTTCCGGTTGGCGCACTCATAGTACGAACATCTTATTTGGTTTAGATAGAATGCCGGAATGTGGAGAGTATAGATTGATTGTCGATCTATTGGATGCTGATCCAAAAAGATCATTGGTCAAGATCTCTATCAATTCTATCGAGAAAAAGTTTGAGATAAAAGGAAAATCTGAAAAGGTACTTGATGGAATTGTTAGTGGTTCGCAAGGAGTTGTCTTGGAAGTTCCTGTTGCTGCTTCTGATTTAAAGAACGGAGGTAATATTGTTACAATCTCTGTTTTAGAAGGTGGTTGGATTGTGTTTGACCAAGTTAGGCTTGAAGGTTCTCGCAGTATTGCGTTGAAAAAAAAATCTAATTCTGCATTTCTTCGTAATGTGTCTCCTGCTGAGTATGAGTTGAAGCAATGTGGCTCAATGATTCAACCTTTGTTGGTGGACATTGAACACCTTTCTGGAAAACCTGATTTAACAGTTAAACTTGATGGGAAACTGATCTTTTCCTCTGAACTTGATACTGCTCGCTATATATTTGAGGTGCCTATGCCTGCAGTGAAGAAGAAGGTGAAGAGTAAATATCAGATATTCTCTGATGGTAAACTATTGGAAAGCGGTATTGTTTTACGTTCTCCACAAAAGGAACAGACTTTAGCCGATTATGTTGACACGAAAATGGGGACTGCACATTCTCGTTGGATGATTGCTCCTGGCCCTTGGATGCCATTTAGTATGGTTAAGTTAAGTCCTGATAATCAGAATAAAGGTTGGCAAGCGGGTTATCAGCCAACATTTGAGACAATAGGGTGTTTTAGTCATATACATGAGTGGACTATGGCAGGATTAGGCATGATGCCGACAAATGGTGAACTTTATACAAAAGTAGGAGATCAGTTTTGTCCTGATAAAGGTTACCGTTCTCGAATTGAGAAGAGAACTGAAGAAGCTCCATTAGGTTATTATAAGGTATTTCTGGCTGATACGCAGATCAAAGTGGAGGCGACTGCCACAGAACGTGCCAGTTTCCAACGATATAGTTTTCCTCAAGATAAGGATGGGCGTGTGATGATTGATTTGCACATTCAGGCTGAATATGATTATAAGTTGTTTGATGTTGATATTAATAAGGTCAGTAATAAGCGTATTGAGGGGTGCTGTCGACAAGTTTCTTCTCGTATATGGGGTAAAGATGCCGAACAGGAATATGTTGTTAATTTCGTTATAGAGTTTGATGCTCCGATAAAAAAAGTGGGAGGATGGAAAAATGATGAGGTCTTTGATACATCTCAAATTTCGGGAGAAGAGCTTAGTGATGCAGGTTTATTTGTGGAATTTGACACAAAAAAATACCCCATAGTTCAGCTTCGTACAGGATTGTCGTATGTTAGTGTAAGCAACGCCTCTGAAAACTTGAATAAGGAGATTTCAGAGCGTTTCGGTTGGGATTTTGATGCTGTGGTAAAGTATCAGAAAGAAGTATGGAATAGTTTTCTTAATAGAGTTGTTATTTCTACTAATGATAGATTAGAAAAGATTCGTTTTTATTCTAATATGTATCGTGCGCTTTGCCGTAACCTATTTAGTGATGTAAATGGAGAGTGGGTATCGGCTGATGAAAAAGTACGTAAACTATCAAATCCCGATCATTTGGCTTTAGGATGTGATGCTTTTTGGAATACATTCTGGAATTTAAATCAGTTCTGGAATTTGGTTACTCCTGAGTGGTCATCTAAATGGGTGAATTCACAATTGGCAATGTATGATTCAAATGGATGGCTAGCCAAAGGTCCGGCCGGAATGGAATATATACCAGTGATGGTAGCCGAACATGAGATTCCTTTAATAGTATCTGCATATCAGATGGGAATTCGAGATTTTGATTCGGAAAAGGCTTTTAATGCTATGAAAAAGATGCAAACTACTCCTGCTGTGCACATAGGAGGTGGATTTGCAGGAAACCGTGATCTTGTTGAATACCTAAAATACCGATATGTACCCATTGAGAAGGGGCGGTTCTCTAATTCACTGGAATACTCTTATGATGACTGGACTGTTGGTCAAATGGCAAAAGCTCTGGGCAAATCTGATGATTATAACGTTTTTAATGAACGTGGCTATTGGTGGAAGAATGCTATTAATCCTGAAACCGGCTATGCTCATATGCGACGGGCAGACGGAAAATTTGTTTCTGATTTCGATCCTTTTCTTACGGGACGTAATCAACATTATGTGGAAGGTAATGCTTGGCAACTTACTTTTTTTGTACCACAGGACGTCCCTGCTCTTATAGAAACAATCGGTGAGAAGAATTTTGTAGAACGTCTTAATTGGGGATTTGAAGTTAGTGAGCAATGGAGATATAATGCTCCAAATGATCAATATTGGGACTACCCGGTTGTGCAAGGAAACCAGCAATCTATGCATTTTGCATTCTTGTTTAACTGGGCAAAAAAGCCCTGGCTGACTCAGAAATGGTCACGTTCAATTATAGATAGATATTATGGCAGTGGTGTGGCTAATGCTTATCTTGGTGATGAGGATCAAGGGCAGATGAGTGCTTGGTTTGTGATGGCTGCATTAGGATTATTCCAAACGGATGGAGGATGTAGAGTCAATCCTATATATGAGATAGGTAGTCCTCTTTTTGAGAAAGTTGTTATAAATTTAGGTGGGCTTTATGGGCGTGGTGATTGTTTTGTTATTGAAGCAAAGAATGTTTCAAGAAAAAACAAGTATATTCAGAGTGCGGTTTTGAATGGAAAAACATTGAATTCTTTTTACTTTCAAGCTTCGGAACTGCTGAAGGGGGGAAAGCTTATACTTGTTATGGGGGATAAACCGAATCATTTGTGGGGAATTTGA
- a CDS encoding glycoside hydrolase family 88 protein: protein MKTILSALGFSLLILTSCGGQKKVEVDFIQDNIDNAVAQNTIQTDIIEKSGKILNPRTINEDGSISYIPIEDWCSGFFPGSMWLTYNLTGDQKWLPLAEKYTEALDSVKYLKWHHDVGFMIGCSYLNGYRFADKKEYKDVIIETAKSLSTRFRPNAGVIQSWDADRGWQGTRGWKCPVIIDNMMNLELLFEATTLSGDSTFYNIAVKHADTTMAHHFRPDNSCYHVVDYDPETGEVRKRQTAQGYADESAWARGQAWALYGYTTCYRYTKDKKYLDQVQKVYNFIFNNKNMPEDLVPYWDYDAPNIPNEPRDASAAACTASALYELDGYLPGNHYKETADKIMESLGSPAYRAKVGTNGNFILMHSVGSIPHGQEIDVPLNYADYYFLEGLMRKRDLEKK, encoded by the coding sequence ATGAAAACAATTCTTAGCGCATTAGGATTTTCCCTTTTGATCTTAACGAGTTGCGGTGGACAAAAAAAGGTTGAAGTAGACTTTATTCAGGACAACATCGACAACGCAGTTGCACAAAACACGATTCAAACGGACATTATTGAAAAATCCGGTAAGATCCTGAATCCAAGAACCATCAACGAAGACGGTAGTATATCCTATATACCTATCGAAGACTGGTGTTCCGGTTTCTTCCCCGGCAGTATGTGGCTCACATATAATCTGACCGGAGATCAGAAATGGTTACCATTGGCCGAAAAATATACGGAAGCTCTCGATTCGGTAAAATATCTGAAGTGGCATCATGATGTAGGCTTTATGATCGGTTGCAGTTATCTGAACGGCTACCGTTTTGCGGACAAGAAAGAATATAAAGATGTAATCATTGAAACAGCCAAGTCACTTTCTACTCGTTTTCGTCCGAACGCGGGCGTTATCCAGTCATGGGATGCCGATAGAGGCTGGCAGGGAACACGTGGATGGAAATGTCCGGTGATTATTGATAATATGATGAATCTCGAACTTTTATTTGAAGCAACCACTCTTTCCGGTGATTCTACTTTCTATAATATTGCAGTGAAACATGCTGATACAACGATGGCTCACCATTTCCGACCGGATAATAGTTGCTACCATGTGGTAGATTATGATCCGGAGACAGGTGAAGTGCGTAAGAGACAAACTGCGCAGGGATATGCGGACGAATCGGCTTGGGCGCGCGGACAAGCTTGGGCACTCTACGGATATACTACTTGCTATCGTTATACGAAAGACAAGAAATATCTCGACCAGGTACAAAAAGTATATAATTTTATATTTAATAATAAGAATATGCCGGAAGATCTCGTTCCTTATTGGGATTACGATGCTCCGAATATTCCGAACGAACCGCGTGATGCTTCTGCTGCCGCTTGTACAGCTTCTGCTCTTTACGAACTGGATGGCTACCTGCCGGGTAATCACTATAAGGAAACCGCTGATAAGATTATGGAAAGTTTAGGCTCGCCTGCTTATCGTGCGAAGGTTGGAACAAATGGAAACTTCATCCTGATGCATTCAGTAGGTAGTATTCCTCACGGTCAGGAAATCGATGTCCCTCTGAACTATGCTGACTACTACTTCCTGGAAGGACTGATGCGTAAAAGAGATTTGGAAAAGAAATAA